GGCAGGCCCGTTATGATCTGGACTTCGCCACTCTTGGCGTTCCAGGGCTGAGTTTCATGACCCGCTACGTGAGCGGTGATCAGGTACAGCTGGCCGCTGGCGGTACAGGCAAGGAGTGGGAGCGTAACACCGACATCACCTACGCCTTCCAGAGTGGCCCACTGAAGAACCTTTCGCTGCGCTGGAGGAATGCCACCGTGCGTTCGTCTTTCGGCAACGATCTGGATGAGAATCGCCTGATCGTTCAGTACATGATTCCGCTGCTCTGACAGTACCGGCTCCAGGCCTAACGCAGGGCTGGAGCTTCGGCGGCTTGCGGGCGGCGCTTAGAACAGCCCTGCTGTTCATCGAACCATACCGCCTGGCAGCATCCATTCAAGGTAACAAGGTGTTCGACCAGGCTCTTTCTGGCGGGCAACGAGAAGAAACATGAATACTCCGCAGTTTCATCGCATGGGCACTCGGGCGATTCTCGTCGAGTCACAACAGCCGCAGGCCGACGTACGAACCCAGCAGGTCTATTGGGCCTTCGATCAGCTAGCTGCAGGTCTGTTTGGCCTGGTCGAATCGGTACCCGGCATGAACAACCTGCTGTTGATCTTTGAGGCCATGGAATACCGTGAAAACGCATTGGCAGATTTGCACCACTATTGGGGCCTGAGCATTGAGCAGAGCAGCGCCCGCGATGCTCGGCAGGTCACTGTCGGCGTCCTATATGGCGGCGCGCACGGGAAGGATCTGCCGACCCTCGCCGAACGCGCGCAGTTGTCAGTCGATGAGTTTGTTATGCGTCACGCCGCTGCCGAGTACACGGTGTTCTGCCTGGGGGCTCACCCAGGCTTTGCATATTTGGGCGGCTTGCATGAATCCCTGTATGCGCCTCGACAGAGCGCTCCACGGCCTCAAGTCTCGGCTGGCAGCGTCGCAATCGGTGGCAGTCAGACTGGGGTCATTGCTGCCAACATGCCCAGCGGCTGGAACCTGATCGGCGCAACGGACACGGTATTTTTCGACCACCGCAACGAACCGCCTGCGTTGCTTGCACCAGGTGACAGGGTTTGCTTCGAAGTACGAGGGATCGAAGCATGATCGAAATCATCAAATGCATGCCGGGCTGTACCGTGCAGGATGCCGGACGTTTTGGCTACCGCCGTCTCGGGGTTGGCAGTGCAGGGGCGATGGATGGGCTGGCACTGGCCGCCGGCAATATTCTGTTGGGTAACGACGCGCACGCTGCCGCGCTTGAGATCATCTTCTTCCCCCTGGAAATCCGCTTTCAGGAGGATTGCACATTTTCCGTTACCGGTGCCGGTCAGGCTGTGCTCGATGGCCAGGCGCTTCCAAGCTGGTGGAAAGGCACAGCCAGAGGTGGGCAGCTCCTGCGCCTGGAAAGCGCCGGCGGTGGTGGCATCGGCTACCTGTGTCTGGCAGGTGGTATAGCGGTCGAGAGCGTACTCAAATCTGCCAGTACCGACCTCAAGGGGGTGTTCGGTGGTCTGCAAGGACGCATGCTGAAAGTGGGCGATGTACTCGCCGTGCATCCTCGGACTGTTTCTGTCTATGCCGGCGATTTTGGTGCTGTGCCCTACGAGAGTGGGCAAGGTGCCTTGCGGGTGTTGCCTGGTTTCGAGTTCGCCGCGTTGCCTGAGGCGATGCAGGAACAGATGTTCAGCAGCAACTGGCAGATATCGCGACAAAGCAACCGCATAGGCTTTCAACTGGAAGGGCCACGAATGAAATTCGACGTGCCGGTCGAGCTGCTTTCCTACGGGGTTCTGCCGGGGCTCATCCAGCTTCCACCCAGCGGTCAGCCGGTAGTCATGCTTGCCGATGCCCAGACCTGTGGTGGCTATCCACGACTTGGCACGCTGATCGACAGCGATCTGCGGTGGCTCGCGCAGTCGGCGCCGGGCTCAAGTATCCAGTTACGAATATGCACCCTGGAAGAGGCCGCTGAAGCCGAGGCCAGTGAGCGCCAATACTTGGCCCGCCTGAGCCGCATGCGTGAGGTCGTCTGCCCATGAACTTCAGTGAAATACGCGAGATCTGCCAGTGCTTTGCCAAGAGTCAACTGAGTGAGATCGAGTACCGCGATAGCCATTCGAGCCTGCGCCTGCTACAGGACGCAGCGGCCAAGCCGGTAGCGAGCTCACCGGTTTCCGTGACGCCAGTTATGGCTTTGCCGACAGTGTCGACGGCGATGCTGATCAAGAGTCCGCAAGT
The window above is part of the Pseudomonas oryzihabitans genome. Proteins encoded here:
- the pxpB gene encoding 5-oxoprolinase subunit PxpB translates to MNTPQFHRMGTRAILVESQQPQADVRTQQVYWAFDQLAAGLFGLVESVPGMNNLLLIFEAMEYRENALADLHHYWGLSIEQSSARDARQVTVGVLYGGAHGKDLPTLAERAQLSVDEFVMRHAAAEYTVFCLGAHPGFAYLGGLHESLYAPRQSAPRPQVSAGSVAIGGSQTGVIAANMPSGWNLIGATDTVFFDHRNEPPALLAPGDRVCFEVRGIEA
- a CDS encoding biotin-dependent carboxyltransferase family protein — translated: MIEIIKCMPGCTVQDAGRFGYRRLGVGSAGAMDGLALAAGNILLGNDAHAAALEIIFFPLEIRFQEDCTFSVTGAGQAVLDGQALPSWWKGTARGGQLLRLESAGGGGIGYLCLAGGIAVESVLKSASTDLKGVFGGLQGRMLKVGDVLAVHPRTVSVYAGDFGAVPYESGQGALRVLPGFEFAALPEAMQEQMFSSNWQISRQSNRIGFQLEGPRMKFDVPVELLSYGVLPGLIQLPPSGQPVVMLADAQTCGGYPRLGTLIDSDLRWLAQSAPGSSIQLRICTLEEAAEAEASERQYLARLSRMREVVCP